A genomic window from Mesorhizobium sp. 131-2-1 includes:
- a CDS encoding aldo/keto reductase: MTAIELSSGYTISRVIRGGWQLAGGHGAIDREQAVTDLIATFDAGIFTYDCADIYTGVEELIGAARLRLAHERGLDAAARMKVHTKLVPDLERLAGISRDYVRGIVDQSLRRLKTERLDLVQFHWWDYAIAGYVDAMGWLDELRLEGKVRNVGTTNFDTERLGEILAAGVPVVSQQLQYSVLDQRPAGSLAALAREHGMRFLCYGSVAGGFLSERWLGVAEPATPLENRSLVKYKLIIDDFGGWELFQLLLRTLKAVGDRHGVDIATVASAWVLEQPQVAAVIVGARNQAHALANARIMDVALTPDDKTAITAVIGEGPGLEGDVYTLERDRHGRHGSIMHYNLNAGRV, translated from the coding sequence ATGACGGCCATCGAACTCAGCTCCGGCTATACAATCTCGCGCGTCATCCGAGGTGGCTGGCAGCTTGCCGGCGGCCATGGCGCGATCGACCGCGAGCAGGCGGTCACAGACCTGATCGCCACCTTCGATGCCGGCATCTTCACCTATGACTGCGCCGACATCTACACCGGCGTCGAGGAGCTGATCGGCGCCGCCCGCCTTCGGCTTGCCCACGAACGCGGCCTCGATGCCGCCGCCAGGATGAAGGTGCACACCAAGCTGGTGCCGGACCTCGAAAGGCTTGCCGGCATCAGCCGCGACTATGTCAGGGGCATCGTCGACCAGTCGCTGCGGCGGCTGAAGACCGAGCGGCTCGACCTCGTCCAGTTCCACTGGTGGGACTATGCGATAGCTGGCTATGTCGACGCGATGGGCTGGCTCGACGAGCTTCGCCTTGAAGGCAAGGTGCGCAACGTCGGCACCACCAATTTCGACACCGAGCGCCTCGGCGAAATCCTGGCGGCCGGCGTGCCCGTGGTCAGCCAGCAGCTGCAGTATTCGGTCCTCGACCAACGCCCGGCAGGCAGCCTTGCTGCGTTGGCTAGGGAGCATGGCATGCGGTTCCTCTGCTACGGATCGGTGGCGGGCGGCTTCCTCAGCGAGAGATGGCTGGGTGTTGCCGAGCCAGCCACGCCGCTCGAGAACCGCTCGCTGGTTAAATACAAGCTGATCATCGACGATTTCGGCGGCTGGGAGCTTTTCCAGCTTCTGCTCAGGACCTTGAAGGCGGTCGGCGATCGCCATGGCGTCGACATCGCCACCGTCGCCAGCGCCTGGGTGCTGGAACAGCCGCAGGTCGCAGCGGTCATCGTCGGCGCCCGCAACCAGGCGCATGCGCTCGCCAACGCCCGCATCATGGACGTCGCGCTGACACCGGATGACAAGACCGCGATCACCGCCGTGATCGGTGAGGGCCCCGGCCTCGAGGGCGACGTCTACACGCTGGAGCGCGACCGCCACGGCCGCCACGGCTCGATCATGCACTACAATCTGAACGCAGGCCGGGTATGA
- a CDS encoding TIGR04076 family protein, with product MADDSFELFDLRVEVVIPEGKPIYCGAKAGDHFELRGEMLSLPAGQGFSIYSIAAVLPLLAAKQRPTHPNDWMTSDAEIACPDPNCASRLRIVRTGKRRFSHAETTAVPLPVEGDEK from the coding sequence ATGGCCGACGACAGTTTCGAACTCTTCGACCTCCGCGTCGAGGTGGTCATTCCCGAGGGCAAGCCGATCTATTGCGGCGCCAAGGCGGGCGATCATTTCGAGCTCAGAGGCGAGATGTTGTCCCTGCCGGCGGGGCAGGGTTTCTCGATCTATTCCATCGCCGCCGTGCTGCCGCTGCTCGCGGCAAAGCAGCGGCCGACCCACCCGAACGACTGGATGACCTCGGACGCCGAGATCGCTTGTCCCGATCCGAATTGTGCCAGCCGGCTTCGGATCGTGAGAACGGGCAAGCGGCGCTTCAGCCATGCCGAGACCACGGCCGTGCCGCTGCCGGTGGAAGGTGACGAGAAATGA
- a CDS encoding DUF3830 family protein yields the protein MTKPAIRITEPRSKLSVTALLLPEKAPDNAAFVLAYLDKPRVVAGIHAMWTGPEISCPVPSAHLDGQAYARPLPAENATLTPQPGDIVLSYVPPRMWGGNPNAIFDIGLYYGPGARLLFPIGWLAGSVVAQVRPEERDQFAAACGIIRRNGACDVTFSLVEV from the coding sequence ATGACGAAGCCCGCCATCAGGATCACCGAGCCGCGCTCGAAGCTTTCCGTGACGGCGCTGCTGCTGCCGGAGAAGGCGCCCGACAACGCTGCCTTTGTGCTGGCATATCTCGACAAGCCGCGCGTCGTTGCCGGCATCCATGCCATGTGGACCGGCCCTGAGATTTCCTGCCCGGTTCCGTCAGCGCATCTGGACGGCCAGGCCTATGCCAGGCCACTGCCGGCCGAGAATGCAACGCTGACGCCTCAGCCGGGCGACATCGTGCTCTCCTATGTGCCGCCGCGCATGTGGGGCGGCAATCCGAATGCGATCTTCGACATCGGCCTATACTACGGTCCGGGCGCGCGCCTGCTGTTCCCGATCGGCTGGCTGGCCGGCAGCGTGGTGGCGCAGGTGCGCCCCGAAGAGCGCGATCAATTCGCCGCCGCTTGCGGCATCATCCGCCGCAACGGCGCCTGCGATGTCACCTTCAGCCTGGTGGAGGTCTGA
- a CDS encoding GntR family transcriptional regulator has product MQKTAIERNNETIAAQLTPVGRETVQDRVYSELRRALIGGLFEPSQVLTIRGLADALVTSTMPVREALGRLITEQALEALPNRSVRVPPITLERIDDLLRARSLIEGEAIALAATRMGPRQIAAIEAMLGEWDEMRALKHKKDIDREATLNQSFHFEIYRCCGSAVLIPMIESLWLQSGPCIRVAIYAFSEAGEVDTAHYHRRIVAALAKQDAQAAREALVADISRPFAFLRDKLQSTAAKG; this is encoded by the coding sequence ATGCAAAAGACTGCCATCGAGCGGAACAACGAAACGATCGCAGCCCAGCTCACGCCGGTCGGCCGCGAGACCGTCCAGGATCGCGTCTATTCCGAGCTGCGCCGGGCCTTGATTGGCGGGCTGTTTGAACCGAGCCAGGTCTTGACCATCCGCGGGCTCGCCGATGCGCTGGTCACCAGCACGATGCCGGTGCGCGAGGCGCTCGGTCGGCTGATCACCGAACAGGCCCTGGAGGCGCTGCCCAACCGTTCCGTACGCGTGCCGCCGATCACGCTTGAGCGCATTGACGATCTCCTGCGCGCCCGCTCGCTGATCGAGGGCGAAGCAATCGCGCTTGCCGCCACGCGCATGGGCCCGCGCCAGATCGCCGCCATCGAAGCCATGCTCGGCGAGTGGGACGAGATGCGGGCGCTGAAGCACAAGAAGGATATCGACCGCGAAGCGACGCTCAACCAGAGCTTCCATTTCGAAATCTACCGGTGCTGCGGCTCGGCCGTCCTGATCCCGATGATCGAGAGCCTCTGGCTGCAATCCGGCCCCTGCATCCGCGTCGCCATCTACGCCTTCTCCGAGGCCGGCGAGGTCGATACCGCCCACTATCACCGCCGTATCGTTGCAGCGCTTGCCAAACAGGATGCGCAGGCGGCGCGCGAGGCGCTGGTGGCCGACATCAGCCGGCCCTTTGCCTTCCTGCGCGACAAGCTGCAATCCACCGCGGCGAAAGGCTGA
- a CDS encoding ABC transporter ATP-binding protein, with amino-acid sequence MSETTEDETRAPVLSAKNVVRRFGGLVAVNDVSFEVRPGEILGLIGPNGAGKTTMFDLLAGSILPSSGEIFLNGALVSGEAAHRRIGRGLGRTFQIPRPLPNLTLIENVMLAAQGQTGERLLANFVTPWRVATEENAAAKRAAELLELVSLTRLAHEPARVLSGGQRKLLELARVMMADPMIILLDEPAAGVNATLLEVIIDRIRDINASGITFLLIEHNIDMVARLCHRVLVMASGELLCEGTADEVARDPRVIEAYLGGAA; translated from the coding sequence ATGAGCGAGACAACCGAGGACGAGACCCGAGCACCGGTGCTGTCGGCGAAGAACGTCGTCAGGCGCTTCGGCGGGCTTGTCGCGGTGAATGACGTCTCGTTCGAGGTGCGACCGGGCGAGATCCTCGGCCTGATCGGCCCAAACGGCGCCGGCAAGACGACGATGTTCGACCTGCTCGCCGGCAGCATCCTGCCTTCCAGCGGCGAGATCTTTCTCAACGGCGCTTTGGTCTCGGGCGAAGCCGCCCATCGCCGCATCGGCCGCGGCCTCGGACGCACCTTCCAGATCCCGCGGCCGCTGCCCAACCTGACGCTGATCGAGAACGTCATGCTGGCCGCGCAAGGACAGACCGGCGAGCGGCTGCTTGCCAATTTCGTCACGCCGTGGCGGGTCGCCACCGAGGAGAATGCGGCGGCAAAGAGGGCCGCAGAACTGTTGGAACTCGTCTCGCTTACACGGCTGGCGCACGAGCCGGCGCGCGTGCTTTCCGGCGGCCAGCGCAAGCTGCTCGAACTTGCCCGCGTGATGATGGCCGATCCGATGATCATCCTGCTCGACGAGCCGGCCGCTGGAGTGAATGCGACGCTGCTCGAGGTCATCATCGACCGCATCCGCGACATCAACGCGAGCGGCATCACTTTCCTGCTCATCGAGCACAATATCGACATGGTGGCGCGGCTCTGCCACCGCGTGCTGGTGATGGCGAGCGGCGAATTGCTGTGCGAA